The DNA sequence CAGATATGCCTAAATTTAATCCAATACTACCATCAAATCAAACTGTCATATTTCCACATGTTTACCTTGAAAATTGAGTAGACATTAATGGTTACCTAGAGCAGCACATCACTAAAAATACTTTCTCATTATCATGAGATAAGATTACCTTTTATATTTATTAACAGCAGATCATGGCATATTATTGAGagctccagaacagctgctaaatgagCCCTGTGGTGAGactgtcttttttcccccaatatTACACTTATTTAGAAGACGAATGACCAAGTGCAATTCATTTGCTGTGAGGTGAAAGTATATATATTTCCCATAAATTGGTGAAAGAATGTCTGTTTAAGACTGTTGCTAGGTTTAACATTGCCGAATTGTCGGAACTGAATTTTAGTGGCATAAAGTCCTGGTCCCCGGTGTACAAAACTGTACGACGGGATAAGTGTGAACAATATCTCGCAGTTAGAAGCACCCTGCTGCCTGGGGATAGGAATAACCTTTAAGAAGACAAAGTCATCCAAGCCCAtggcctcctctgtctctctgatacTGCTGGTCAGCACTTGTATGTCATTGTTGATCCTGTCAATCTTTTCTTTCATCCTCTgactcttctcctcctcttcttgtttcagctctgacaTCAGAGCAGCCTCCTCATCACGGAGGTACTGTTGCATCTTCTCAAACTCCTCCCTCAGGACCTGGGCTGTTTGAACTGACTGGCTCTGACAATTAGGTAATGAAACATCTTGTTAGAAGATTACCTTCATATTAAATCTGACGTTTCAAAGCAATATTGTTATTTATCAAGTATGGTACAATGGCGAACAATATACTGTAAAACTGGTAAAACTGGTAAAACAGTTTCCATACAGCTTTTATCATATTTACAGTGCATAGCAGCATGGTTTGAAAAGTGTTGTCTCACACTCAGTGTTAATAAAACTGTgtcaatttgtttttctcccaggCCTCAGTCATCGATAGCTGCTAATGAATTAAACCTTAAAAATTAATGGAAAACATATTCAACACTTTTCTTTGAGAGGAAATGTGAGAGGCATGCTGACATGATAACCAAGGTTATACAAGCAAATGTACATACAGTTAGCATTATCAGAGACTGACAGCAAATACTTTCATTCTCTCTTTGATCTCCTTGCAATTAAGTTATTGTGTTACCTTTTAGTCACAAGCATCTTATACAACAACTAAGTCTCTGACGATGATATACAATCGAGCAATTCCACTAAGATCATATAATTGACATGTTCTCGTGAAAAGAATTATTTGAAGTTTTGATGTCACTCCTAACTGTTCATGTCCAAAGCACATGGCTCAGCAACTCCAGCATATGTCAATAAAAGGCTCCCTAACACTGGTTTGTACATAAATGATAGAGTCTTGAATCCTTTTTCCATCAGTACCTTGATGTGAGCTGAAGTATCCTCGTACGTTTGTCTGATGGAGGTTAAACTCTCTATCTGCTCCTGGAGACTTCTGATGCCTGATCGcagctctctctgcagacagaatTATCTGATGAGGTACCTGATGACACACTGTACATTACCATGTAcaccacacacagcacacagtcacCTCCAAAACTGTTGAGCATTCCCTTTGCTGTATACTGAACACATTTGGGTTTGACAACAAAAGATGAACATGAGAATTTAAAAGATAGCACCCTTCGTTTGAACCCACCCATTTTTTAAGTGAGCAAAATCATTGGAACACGTAACTGACTGGTGCTTTTTGCTGCCcagttgtgtttattcaaaCAATTAATAGCACTGAATGTCTATTCTCAGATTCAGCCTTGGGGTTTCAATttgttgtaaagaaaaaaaaaccccttaaACAATTATCAGTGACATCACCAACAACGTCCAGAGGGCAGAAGGTGCAAACTAGTCATTAACAATAAGAATAGGAAGGCCAGATTGGAATTTGCCAAAAAGTACAGAGACGAGGCTCATAAGTTCTGGGACAAAATTGTATGGATTAATGAGACAAAGATAAACCTTTACCAAAGTGATTGAAAAGCTTATGTGTTGAGAAAGAAAGGATCTGCTCATGTGAGCTTGGGCTTGCATGGCTTCCTCTGGAATGGGCTCACTGGCTAATTGATCTTCactgatgatgatcatgatcaACACGTGATGGCAGCAGCAAAATAAACTCAGAAGtctacagaaacattttgtctgccAATTTAAAGAGAGGGGGAACAAACTGATCTGGAGAGCCTTCATCATGCAGCAAGACACACTACCAAAACAACCAAGGAGTTCATCGGGGGTAAGCGGAAAGTTTTGGACTGGCCGAGTCAATCTCCAGACTTAAACCCTGCTGAGCATGCATTTTAGCAGCTAAAGAAGAGACTGAAGGGATAACCCTTTAATATTATTCCCTCTAATCTACTTTAAGCTTCAACCTGTTCCTGTACTTTTGTTCACCTAAAAATCTGGTGTTCTGTTACAAATTATGCTATCTTCTGAGCTTTGTAATAGATCTAGATGTAAATACCTGGCAGTCAAAGCTGAAAAGCTTATCACTTGTCttatattcatattttgatatcaaacccaaatgttttcattgtacAGCCAAAATAAAGGAATTGGCTTTGTTGTTCCAATAGTTTTGGAGGGGACTCTACCTCTCAAGACAAGTGAAGTGGTGTTCATGTCATAAATAGgtgaagtgtccctttaataCATGTTGGTGCAGCCCAGCCTAACTATTGAGCGGAGTGCAGTTCGTGTGCTGGATCTGGTGTCTGACCTTACAGTCAAGGACAGCCTCCTGAATGGAGCAGCACTGGTGCTCGTCATGCTCGTCTTGCTGACACTGTTGGCAGAGTGGCTCCCCCTCTTCTAGACAGAACACCGTGAGCATTTCTCCATGCTCCACACACAGCTCGTTTTTCTCCACTCCTCTGTGTCTGCCCACAGctttccctccatcctctgcCGCCCTGACTCTCTCCTCTACAGCTCCGGGCAGGACCCCAGGTCTTCTGGGCTGGTCGTGGAACAGGGCCTCCAGCAGTGTCTGCAGGACCGAGTCCATCAGCTGCGATCCGTAGCAGATGGTGCAGCCGGCCTGGCCCAGCTCGCTCTGGCTCAGCTCGATACATGTTGGGCACAGTTTGTGGCCACATGGCAGGGTCAGTATGCCCAGCGACTGGCAACCTGGACactctgagtcttcttcaggTTGGGTCGGACGCTGCCGGTCCTCGATAGAATCTACATCTGGGGATTCCTCAACAGTgacagtgtctctgtgttgatcATCAGGAGAGTTTGTATCTTTGTCTTGTCCCAGTTCCTCTTCCCCTTCATGATCAGCCTGACTGGCCCTCTCAGCCATGACAGCAATGCAGATGACTGGTTAAATTTA is a window from the Acanthopagrus latus isolate v.2019 chromosome 16, fAcaLat1.1, whole genome shotgun sequence genome containing:
- the LOC119034284 gene encoding tripartite motif-containing protein 35 codes for the protein MAERASQADHEGEEELGQDKDTNSPDDQHRDTVTVEESPDVDSIEDRQRPTQPEEDSECPGCQSLGILTLPCGHKLCPTCIELSQSELGQAGCTICYGSQLMDSVLQTLLEALFHDQPRRPGVLPGAVEERVRAAEDGGKAVGRHRGVEKNELCVEHGEMLTVFCLEEGEPLCQQCQQDEHDEHQCCSIQEAVLDCKRELRSGIRSLQEQIESLTSIRQTYEDTSAHIKSQSVQTAQVLREEFEKMQQYLRDEEAALMSELKQEEEEKSQRMKEKIDRINNDIQVLTSSIRETEEAMGLDDFVFLKSYKKASERAQCRVKEPDEESGTLIDVANHQSCVQHQVWDKMLRIIQYFPVTMDPNTGSVCLGVSPDLSSVFVCEEQPLPDNPERFVSPPSILGSEDFSSGRHAWEVEVGDNSHWSLGVASESVHRKDWSNSDLNLSPAFDSDVDPGGGLWTVSLSSGEFWASPGHIGPLRLRRKPTRVRIQLDWERGCLTFSDGNDNTLIYRFKKQWGSTLRPYFSTTCSKHPLKITAGRVTVNIE